In Methanobacterium sp., the following are encoded in one genomic region:
- a CDS encoding PDZ domain-containing protein, which produces MNVLLSYVILIVIIYILAILFRDRLKIDIYGPILMRRTQKMRGWIDFIAKLSPRFWRWSMNIGIPIAILGMIFMVYTIIMSLVYMIQSYMVQTSSAPAASLLLPGVDIPGSPVFIPIVSGIIALVLLMVVHEFGHGILARAEGVKIKSIGVILAAILPGAFVELDEKDVEKAKKSVRLRIYAAGSIFNIALAGIAFTVVLILSSSFLPYAFQPNGLTITSVTPNGPAEGVLKEGMIVTNINGFQVKNKTDYTDLILNKTKPGDKLTYVTDQGTYTITSTGQPHNASITYPGTRSETHLVVKPEVSTKYGEILPWFLYYLSDVGYWVFALNLVVALFNLLPFKPLDGGIIFEELLGYKLSKEWVDRIVSSVTMVMISIVAFLIIYSIVPGIIQMVA; this is translated from the coding sequence TTGAATGTCTTATTATCCTATGTCATTTTAATTGTCATCATCTATATTTTGGCCATCTTATTCAGAGATAGGTTGAAAATAGATATTTATGGGCCTATTCTCATGAGAAGAACTCAAAAAATGAGAGGATGGATCGATTTCATAGCGAAGCTCAGCCCTAGATTTTGGCGCTGGAGTATGAACATAGGCATCCCCATAGCTATTTTGGGCATGATTTTTATGGTTTACACCATTATAATGTCCTTAGTATATATGATTCAATCGTACATGGTTCAGACCTCTTCGGCTCCTGCAGCATCATTATTATTGCCTGGAGTTGACATACCTGGATCACCGGTATTCATCCCCATTGTTTCTGGAATAATCGCATTGGTTCTGCTCATGGTGGTTCACGAATTTGGACACGGAATTCTGGCCAGAGCAGAAGGTGTTAAGATTAAATCAATTGGGGTTATCTTAGCAGCAATACTGCCCGGGGCCTTTGTGGAACTTGATGAAAAAGATGTGGAAAAGGCAAAAAAATCTGTGAGACTCCGCATATATGCTGCTGGTTCTATTTTTAATATTGCACTGGCAGGAATTGCATTTACAGTTGTGCTTATTCTCTCTTCATCTTTTTTACCTTATGCTTTCCAACCAAATGGACTTACTATTACTAGCGTTACCCCTAACGGCCCTGCTGAAGGTGTACTTAAAGAAGGAATGATTGTAACCAATATTAATGGTTTTCAAGTTAAAAACAAGACAGATTATACTGACTTGATTTTGAATAAAACTAAACCAGGAGACAAGTTAACTTACGTCACTGATCAGGGGACATATACCATCACTTCAACTGGACAACCACATAATGCTTCTATAACCTATCCAGGAACACGTAGTGAAACACATCTGGTAGTTAAACCTGAAGTTTCCACTAAATACGGTGAAATACTTCCTTGGTTTTTATACTACCTTTCTGATGTAGGTTACTGGGTATTTGCATTGAACCTGGTGGTGGCCCTTTTTAACCTTCTTCCTTTTAAACCTCTGGACGGAGGAATAATATTTGAAGAACTTCTCGGATATAAATTATCAAAAGAATGGGTAGATAGAATCGTTTCCAGTGTTACAATGGTTATGATTTCAATTGTGGCCTTTCTAATAATCTACAGCATAGTTCCAGGAATAATCCAAATGGTAGCTTAG